In Oceanotoga teriensis, the following proteins share a genomic window:
- a CDS encoding PTS sugar transporter subunit IIA, which yields MKELIKKENIKVNVDVSNWEDAIRVSGDLLVKSKSISKKYVENMIDSVKKLGPYIVIAPGIAIAHSKPDNKIVYKSDISLITLKKPVEFGNKKNDPVKLVFSFASKESEGHLQNLSKIADLLEKEGFVEEISESSDENEIYNLLNKI from the coding sequence TTGAAAGAATTAATAAAAAAAGAAAATATAAAGGTTAATGTAGACGTATCTAATTGGGAAGATGCGATTAGAGTATCTGGAGACTTATTGGTTAAGAGTAAGAGTATAAGTAAAAAATATGTTGAAAATATGATTGATTCTGTTAAAAAATTAGGTCCATATATAGTTATTGCACCAGGAATAGCAATAGCCCATTCAAAACCCGATAATAAAATAGTATATAAGTCTGATATAAGCCTTATAACATTAAAAAAACCTGTAGAATTTGGAAATAAAAAAAATGATCCTGTTAAGCTCGTATTTTCTTTTGCGTCGAAGGAAAGTGAAGGGCATTTACAAAACCTATCAAAAATAGCAGATCTTTTAGAAAAAGAAGGTTTTGTAGAAGAAATATCTGAATCTTCTGATGAGAATGAAATATATAATTTATTAAATAAAATTTAA